The Lathyrus oleraceus cultivar Zhongwan6 unplaced genomic scaffold, CAAS_Psat_ZW6_1.0 chrUn0152, whole genome shotgun sequence genome includes the window TTCACAACTCTTGCACTATAAattgtgaaaattttgaaaatgattttaCAAGGGCAATGTCGTCTTTTCATACGTGATGGAGGGTGTCAGGTCTAAGTGAGGGAGTGTCGAATTAAATGCTTCAAAAAAATACAAGCTCTAATTTTAAAGCTTTAACTCTATGATTTTTCGAGCCAGACAGAGTGATCCTTATGAGCTAGTCATTTTAACAGCTCTAAATGTACGGCTCAAAACCATACTATTctattttaatatattatattaaatgaattatcatttaaaaaattaaaacatGTAATGCAGGTACTAGGAGACCATAACATGATTTAactattaaaaaaaattgaaatatgGTATAACAAATAAATGGCTTTACCTGATGAACTATAACCActtaatttataaaaaaatgaaaaaaatcaTTCTAACTATACAAAATATTAATTAATCCAAAACTTTGTATCGTCGATCGATCTTTTACAAATTTTCAGTACCAGTTTTCACTTCATGACATTTTCTCATAACGCGTTTTCTTCCAACCAAATATTGTTGCACAATAAGCACAGAAGATTGCGTACCAAAGCTAGTTGAAGCCAATATGTCACCTATAACACCAAGTTCAGGATGGTCGCACCATTCCAACAACCTCGAAAAAATCACCGAGTTCTTACCGCTTCCTTGTCCAACAATGTACAAATCATATCCAGGTTTATCAATATCGTTAAGAAGCGTTGGAATCTCTTCGCCCGTATTCGAATGGACTTCCTTCTCTGAGTAAAGAATTGAATCGTTATTGTTCACTGCTTTGTGCCTAAAGGAAATTATACACTCTTCATCCAACTCTTTTTGCATCACATTGTCTATAACCGTCGACAACATTCCATGACGAGACTTGCTTTTTTCCATTTTTAGTTTTGTTTCTTCTGCAGCCTTACCTAACAGATTGATCCTCACAACATGTAATTGTGTTCCTGGATGCCCCGCCATTCTCCATGCAATAGACAAGGCTTCACGGTCGTCAGGTCCACCGATGAAAATCATTATAATGCGTAATTTTATTTCTAACAACGATCCTAAACCGCGATCCACAAAGATCCCTACCGAACAAGGTGCTTTTTGTAGAACATTTTTGTTTATCTCACAATGTTCATTGTGGATTATTTCTGGAGCATCTTCTATTGTTGAGTAGTCTTTGTGAAAGGGAAGGAGAATTAGGCTGGCGCGTTTCTCTTCGGCAACATTGTAAATGTCCTCATGGATAGTTGTGTAGGACGAGACAACACTTGATATGTCAAACCTAATCGCATTGTATTGTTCTACGAGTTTTTCAAATGCATTAGTTATGCTCTCAAACTCTAATTGTGATCCATAGTTGGTTGCTTCTGCGCCACCAATCGTGCTGTTTGAATTATCCATTTGTGAAACAAGAATAGCTGTGCCATGTCTAGTGAGTTGAACTAAGTGAGCTACTGATACATGTATAGGTGAAAGTCTAGTAGCATTTGTGGCTTCAATGACATGGATCATGTTATTGGCATGTTTAGCATTGTGGACACAAGCGACGATTCGAAGCTCCACATCGAACCTCAGTTTTTGCACGGTCCTTAATTGCGATTGCATGAATCGGAATTTTGGTTTGTATATTGCATTGATCAAGGGAGAAACCATTACAGTCATTACTATAATAGCAAGCATCATAACCATGAAAGTATATGGATCCAAAATCTgtaaagaaaaaagaaaaaaaagtaagTTGGTTAAAAGGCTGTTTGATTTAAATCATGCAATAATAGAAAAATGGTAGTTTAAAATTACCCTTTTGTCCCAAGCAATATTCAGTAGTATGACAGCCATGATACCCTTGGTGTTGAGAAGCAATCCAATGGCAACTCCATCTCGGGCAGGCATACCGAAGAAGAAAGTGACAATCACAGAGCTCAAAACTTTAGGTATGCATAACAAAAGCATAACCAAAAACATTAAACCCGCATTCTTTTGCTTCAAAAGGAAAGGCAAGTTGAGTCTAAAACCAAATCCAGCAAAGTAAACAGGACACAGAATCTCAGAAACAAAATCGGCCGACAATTCCAAAACCACATCAGCAAACTTTCCATGAGGCAAAATTAATCCAAACACAAAAGCTCCAACAATAGGATGTGTACCGAGAGAATCCGTAATGTACGAACAAATACACACTCCCGTCAACACGTCCAACAAGTGTGATTTTCGCCACGTGTTCATACTTGTTTTGTGTTCAATGATTGGAGTAAGGATAGGTCTCACCACAGCAAAGCAAAAAACTATGAACATCAAAGTAGAGATTACTGAGAGATAAGGCTTTCCACCTCTAGTCGAATAAGGAATCAACAAGGTAAACATAACCCAACCATATGCATCGGTTAACATAGCTGCTGTCAATGCATCTTTTCCAAGCTTTGTATATAAAAGTTTAAGATTAGCTAAGATTCTTGCAAGGACAGGGAAACCTGTTACAGAAAGTGCTAAACACCAGAATAAATATGCTTCGCCTTGATTTTCTTTTGGTGTTTGTGCGAAAACATCATTTTTATCTATAAGTTTTTGTTGTAGAGCTAGAAATCCAACACCAAATAACATTGGCGTCACAATGCCGGCAATTGCTATGCTTGTACCTTTCTTCCTTGATCTTAAGATGGTGTCTGAATTCATTTCTAAACCACTTAGGAACACATAGTACATTATTCCTAAGTTTGCAAAGGTTTCAACGGCTAGGATTCCATATTGACTATAAAACAAGGAAAATACCCATTCAAAATTTCCCAAGAGACTTGGACTCAGAGTAAAACCAGCCTGCATTATATAAAATTCAGgaattattatatttttttatctCTCATTTATGAAACGCAGTCTTAATGTATGAACTTTTATATGTTTTTATGGAAGTCTTAATGTATGAACTTTTATATGTTTTTATGGCAGTCTTAATGTATAAACTTTTATATGTTTTTATGTTGAAAATTCAATGTGACTAACTATCATGtgtattgatgattcaaattTACTGgcaaaagaaagaaagaaatataTGATGAATGAATACTTACCAACACCTGCGCAATAATGAGGGGCACATGAAGGGGCTTAAGGACGAAGTAGAAAAGCCGAGAAACCAAAATATCATAAGCAATTTGGAGACACAAAAGAGGAACATGTTTTATCATAATATCATCAGCCATCCAGATATTGTTTGAAGGACTAAATGATACATTATAACATGCATAATTTGCCATCTCCATCTTTTCTTTTACTGTTATTTCTTCTCTTGATTAGTTTCTTATGTTAATGTATTTTTTTTCTTCTCATTTAAATACTATGTTTTTTCTTTTACGTGAATAACATGCAAGTTATGATGAACAATGATGTATTAGAGCTGGCAAATGCAGTTTACATTGTTTGTTGCTACTATTTTACAGAATGCTCTATTTTTCATGATCTATGCTGACATTATGGTTGCTTTTTGATGATAGTTTTTTTGTGTAATAAACATTACGTATATCCGCTTCCGCCATACACTAAATTTAGACATTGAACCTCTATTAGTTACTTAAAACAAATTCAAATGGATGAAAACTAACTGATGACGATATCAGAATGTTCGTTACCGCTTTCCGAATGTCTTCTTTTATTTCTGAAAATattaaatttgtttttaaaattgtttaAAAAAACTAATGTGACATTAAGTCAGATAAATAAAAGTATAAAAAAAACTAATGAGACATTAAGTCAGATAAATAGAATTATAAAAGAGAAATGTATAAATACCAAATTAAAATTCTGaacttaaaaaaaaaattattttacaTTATCTAAGATAAAATCATTATTCGGTCTATTTAATTATCAACCGTTCATAAAGAATAATAAGAATAAGATCgctttatttataaaaataataatttattgAGAAATTTTAATATAACATACCCAAAAAATAAGCATATTAATATTTTAACTATAGAAATATGCAACTTTTATCTCAAGCACCTTTAAAGTTGAGCACATAACTGATTAAATTAATATGTAACTATTTTAAACACATATAAGGCTTAGTCAACAAAACCTTCAGTCAGCTTCTATAGTCACATATATATAAAGCCCTTGGTCGAACTGAGTCTGAATCTTACACTTTCTAGATGCTGCAAATGTTCATAAAATCCAGAGGTATATAACAAATTCAGAATTTCAATAAGAAAGTCAAGAAATAATACTTAGAATATATGCCACAAGATTTGGTACTATAACACACAGTAAAGGTTTCAGAATGCAATAAGGGTGTCTTTTGTTTTGTAAACATCACATTGTGTAATAACAATACACTCTGATGATCTAGTAAAGTAAAAAACACAGTATTCTCTGATGATACAACTCATGTTTGATGACGGCCAGGGTCGACCCAATTATATCGGAGGCCCCGTTTTAATTACAAAAATGGGCCCATTTTTTTaaaacataattataataattaaaaaaaatatattaaaaatacatttatatataaattaaaaataaatttaattatatttattttgagttttgatcaatcTTGATTTTTCTATGTATTGAGTTTTTATCGTAATATTTTTTTCGattattgagtttttttaataacattttattcatttttattgatatttattaaaaaaaattgaaattttcaaaaatttgGGCCCTCTAATATTTATGGCCCTGTGCTGCAGCACATGCACATGGGCGACCCTGATGTCGGCTTACAACAAACTATCCATTGTTATACTTATTagtgaatgaatgaagaagacATCACATCACCATGaaataatgataataaaaataTTCATTTATTATTATCACAATTGCATTTAATTTTTAATACGTTACTGTCATAAGAAAAGTCATAAACACACTGTTTTATATAAATAACAATctgttaattttttttaatacCTCACCATAACAACTATCAGATTCACTATATATTCATATTACCATACAATCAGCAATTGAAAATTTAATCTTAGATCTTAACATTCATAAAAATGATTTTGTTAGATGAGAAGGTATTAACTCTTTATCCCAAATATTGTATTTGTTCTTAACAAAATATACTTTTATATTctaaatattaaatattattattttttctttaaaaaataatTGATTTCAATATTTTATTGCTATATATTTTTTCCTTCAGAGATGCAATGATAAACAAATATTTTATACCACTAATTGATACAAGAAGAAAACTTATATACCATGAAAAGTATAGAAATAGTTCGGGAAAATGAAACATACAAAAGAGTCAAAGACTTAAAAACATCATGGTTTTTACAAATGACTACTGTTAACAAGTATTCAATACTCAAAATCCACAATTTCACACCATTATTTTGAATTTGTTGTCATAGAAATAATTTCAAAAAGAGTTGGAGACAACAATGTTCTCTCTGGTAGTGTTATACACAAGTTACCCTACaataatataaattatattatacAACTACGTTTATGTTTCTTTTTAGACATAAATGGAGTGCTTCATGCCCTTGGACATGAAGAAAATGTTTACTTACAAGAAAAACCTACAAAATTCCCAGACTTAAATTGAGGCTACAAGAGTAAGATTTCAACTACACATATTTTCCTATTCATATATTCATATATAAATTAAGTATACTAAATTAAAATTAATCTTATATTCTAAACATAATTGTTAAGGTCACATTGTGTAAAACTTTGAAAATTTGATGACAAGTCAACCAGAAAGAAGCGCCATTGTTGCAATCACCTCTACAACAGTGAATATGTTTAGAGGTAACTATATATTTAAACGTTATAGATATTTTATTCACTCAAAATattaccattttcataaataaatcTAAATTTTTATTCCACAGATGAATACTTCATCAACTCAACTTTTATTGTCATAATGGCAATGACACTAGAGTCAGATACACAAGTACACTATAAATTTTATTTAAACAACTCTTTTGAAAATACAATTCTAAAGTTATTTTACTTCCAAATTTTTCTAAACTTCTAAACATGAGAGGTTTTCTTCATAGTTTTATCAACTATAAATGAAATTGATGATACGTTTGGATGGCATTATATTGAATGTGCAAACAGTATGAAGAAGTTTAACAAAAAGCCCATAAATTGAAATTTACTTTGTGTGAAACACCTTCTAAGTATCCAAAACAAGGTTAGACATTTGCAATCATAAACCATTTTATCAAAATTATTATTAgtaatataatataaaaaaagCATGTaatcacaagttcaaaataatGCTGAAAATGTCCGATGAAACCGCTAAAGCGACTTTGACATTTTTGATCAAGAGACCCAAAAGCTACTAAATACAACAGCTCAAATGCTCTTGCAACAACAACCTAACATGTTTACACCATCAATTCTACATAACCTCTGTCATTGTACtcttatttttgaaataaaattatCTATAAAAAACTTAAAAGAAGGATTGCAAATTTACACAATATCACGAACTTTTGTACCAACCGCTATTTTACAAGAATCAATTCTGAAAATACATTTTAACATGTAATTAAATTTGTACTACAATCATACAAATATACTACTAATTTTATGAATACACACAATATACTTATCACATATAGGAGTCCATATCACCACAATGATTTAAAATAAAGAAGATCACcaagaagaataagaagaagaggaacaacaacaacaaca containing:
- the LOC127112545 gene encoding cation/H(+) antiporter 15; this translates as MEMANYACYNVSFSPSNNIWMADDIMIKHVPLLCLQIAYDILVSRLFYFVLKPLHVPLIIAQVLAGFTLSPSLLGNFEWVFSLFYSQYGILAVETFANLGIMYYVFLSGLEMNSDTILRSRKKGTSIAIAGIVTPMLFGVGFLALQQKLIDKNDVFAQTPKENQGEAYLFWCLALSVTGFPVLARILANLKLLYTKLGKDALTAAMLTDAYGWVMFTLLIPYSTRGGKPYLSVISTLMFIVFCFAVVRPILTPIIEHKTSMNTWRKSHLLDVLTGVCICSYITDSLGTHPIVGAFVFGLILPHGKFADVVLELSADFVSEILCPVYFAGFGFRLNLPFLLKQKNAGLMFLVMLLLCIPKVLSSVIVTFFFGMPARDGVAIGLLLNTKGIMAVILLNIAWDKRILDPYTFMVMMLAIIVMTVMVSPLINAIYKPKFRFMQSQLRTVQKLRFDVELRIVACVHNAKHANNMIHVIEATNATRLSPIHVSVAHLVQLTRHGTAILVSQMDNSNSTIGGAEATNYGSQLEFESITNAFEKLVEQYNAIRFDISSVVSSYTTIHEDIYNVAEEKRASLILLPFHKDYSTIEDAPEIIHNEHCEINKNVLQKAPCSVGIFVDRGLGSLLEIKLRIIMIFIGGPDDREALSIAWRMAGHPGTQLHVVRINLLGKAAEETKLKMEKSKSRHGMLSTVIDNVMQKELDEECIISFRHKAVNNNDSILYSEKEVHSNTGEEIPTLLNDIDKPGYDLYIVGQGSGKNSVIFSRLLEWCDHPELGVIGDILASTSFGTQSSVLIVQQYLVGRKRVMRKCHEVKTGTENL